A genomic stretch from Candidatus Omnitrophota bacterium includes:
- a CDS encoding protein arginine kinase, with the protein MRLDDLLNQTSEWLKGTGANSDIVISSRVRLARNLEKYLFSNWADKAGSEEVLKKVEAAVKQSNLLKTMMIIRLADLDVLDKQFLIERHLMSHEHVQKPDGKALIVDDQEIVAIMVNEEDHLRMQVMQSGFDLIEAWNIMSKIDDELSARLNFAFSEEWGYLTACPTNTGTGLRGSVMLHLPALVITRQINKVLAAVGKLGFNTRGFYGEGTQATGNFFQISNLVSLGHMEDEIIENMNGLVRQIIDQERQARNVLIGQHKAMLEDKIARSLGVLMSAHIISSQETTDLLSMVRLGVDMGLIKDIDRRTVNELFIITQPAHLQKFEGKKLSAQERDEKRAEIIREKLKQK; encoded by the coding sequence ATGCGGCTGGATGACCTGTTGAATCAGACGAGCGAGTGGCTCAAAGGCACGGGGGCCAATTCCGACATAGTGATATCTTCGCGCGTGCGGCTGGCAAGGAACCTGGAAAAGTACCTGTTTTCCAACTGGGCGGATAAGGCCGGCAGCGAAGAGGTGCTTAAGAAGGTGGAGGCGGCCGTCAAGCAGAGCAACCTGCTTAAGACGATGATGATCATACGCCTGGCAGACCTGGACGTCCTGGATAAGCAGTTCCTCATCGAGCGGCATCTTATGAGCCATGAGCACGTCCAGAAGCCAGACGGCAAGGCGCTGATCGTGGACGACCAGGAGATCGTGGCGATAATGGTCAACGAAGAAGACCACCTTCGCATGCAGGTAATGCAGTCGGGGTTTGATCTGATAGAGGCATGGAATATAATGAGCAAGATAGACGATGAGTTGTCCGCCCGGCTTAATTTCGCCTTTTCCGAAGAGTGGGGGTATTTGACCGCCTGCCCCACTAACACGGGCACGGGCTTAAGGGGCAGCGTAATGCTTCATCTGCCCGCGTTGGTGATCACACGCCAGATAAATAAGGTATTGGCGGCGGTGGGCAAGCTGGGCTTTAATACGAGGGGTTTTTACGGAGAGGGCACGCAGGCGACAGGCAATTTCTTCCAGATCTCCAACCTTGTTTCATTGGGGCACATGGAAGATGAGATCATAGAAAATATGAACGGGCTCGTGCGCCAGATAATCGATCAGGAAAGGCAGGCAAGGAACGTCCTGATAGGCCAGCACAAGGCGATGCTGGAAGACAAGATCGCGCGCTCGCTGGGCGTATTGATGAGCGCGCATATCATATCCAGCCAGGAGACCACCGACCTGCTTTCCATGGTGCGGCTGGGCGTTGATATGGGGCTGATAAAGGATATTGACAGGCGCACGGTGAACGAGCTTTTTATCATCACGCAGCCGGCGCACCTTCAGAAATTTGAAGGCAAGAAACTGAGCGCGCAGGAGCGTGACGAGAAAAGAGCCGAGATCATCAGGGAAAAATTAAAACAGAAATAA
- a CDS encoding ATP-dependent Clp protease ATP-binding subunit, which translates to MFNRFTERARKVIILAKEEARRFNHDYIGTEHILLGLIREGEGVAAAVLQKLGLSLETIRLEVEKLVQPGPSTQILGDIPFTPRAKKVLELAAEEARSMGHNYIGTEHILLGLIREGEGVASQVLMNLGLDFDRVRNEVISLLGSAIPGFSGQQQQAKTKTPALDAFGRDLTQLAKDNKLDPVIDRTSEIERVIQILSRRTKNNPVLLGEAGVGKTAIVEGLAQSIIAGNVPEVLRGKRIVVLDLALMVAGTKYRGQFEERIKAVMEEIKRSKDVVVFIDELHTLVGAGAAEGAIDASNILKPALSRGEIQCIGATTLDEYRKYIEKDAALERRFQTIMVDPPTVDQTIAILKGLRDRYEAHHRVKFTDEALEAAAKLSDRYISGRFLPDKAIDLIDETGSRARLNVLVVPSEIKELERKVEELRKEKEELIKSQNFEKAAGLRDQERQVRTELDKANKEWNAAKDKTMPEISAEDIAKIVAQWTGIPIFRLEEKESEKLLKIEEELHKSVIGQEEAIKTIARAVRRSRAGIKDPRRPIGSFIFLGPTGVGKTLLARALADFMFGDQDALVQLDMSEYMEKFNVSRLVGAPPGYVGYEEGGQLTEKIRRRPYAVILLDEIEKAHPDVFNLLLQVFEDGRLTDSFGRKVDFRNTIVIMTSNVGAEIIRKKGALGFKEQKEQVDYLDMKDKLLEEVKHTFKPEFLNRIDDIIVFRSLTKEDLHRIVDLELGYVSERLKEQGITLQIEEEARQFIIEKGFDPVFGARPLKRTIQRYLEDPLAEEIITQKSKDARTFRVIRDKEELKFDLISGAMSKK; encoded by the coding sequence ATGTTCAACAGATTCACCGAAAGGGCGAGGAAGGTAATAATACTGGCAAAGGAGGAGGCCAGGAGGTTTAACCACGATTACATCGGCACAGAGCACATACTGCTGGGGCTCATACGCGAGGGCGAAGGCGTCGCCGCCGCCGTATTGCAGAAATTGGGCCTGAGCCTTGAGACGATCCGGCTTGAGGTGGAGAAACTGGTCCAGCCCGGGCCGTCGACCCAGATACTGGGCGACATACCGTTTACCCCGCGCGCCAAAAAGGTGCTGGAGCTGGCAGCGGAAGAGGCGCGCTCAATGGGCCATAACTACATCGGCACAGAGCACATACTGCTGGGGCTCATACGCGAGGGCGAAGGCGTTGCCTCGCAGGTCCTGATGAACCTCGGGCTTGATTTTGACCGCGTGCGCAATGAAGTTATATCTCTGCTTGGTTCCGCTATCCCCGGTTTCAGCGGACAGCAGCAGCAGGCAAAGACCAAGACCCCGGCGCTGGATGCCTTTGGCCGCGACCTGACCCAGCTGGCCAAAGACAACAAGCTTGACCCCGTCATAGACAGGACCAGCGAGATAGAGAGGGTCATACAGATATTAAGCCGCCGCACAAAAAATAACCCCGTGCTTTTAGGCGAGGCAGGCGTGGGCAAGACCGCCATAGTTGAAGGCCTGGCGCAGTCCATCATCGCCGGCAACGTGCCTGAGGTATTAAGGGGCAAGCGCATCGTGGTGCTTGACCTGGCGCTTATGGTCGCCGGCACAAAATACCGCGGCCAGTTTGAAGAGAGGATCAAGGCGGTCATGGAAGAGATCAAGCGCTCCAAAGACGTCGTGGTGTTCATTGACGAGCTTCATACGCTTGTGGGCGCGGGGGCGGCAGAGGGGGCGATCGACGCCTCCAATATACTAAAGCCGGCGCTTTCCCGCGGCGAGATACAGTGCATAGGCGCCACCACCCTTGATGAATACAGAAAGTACATTGAGAAGGACGCCGCCCTTGAGAGAAGGTTCCAGACGATCATGGTGGACCCGCCGACGGTTGACCAGACCATCGCTATCTTAAAGGGCCTGAGGGACAGGTATGAGGCGCACCACCGCGTCAAGTTCACGGACGAGGCGCTGGAGGCGGCGGCAAAATTATCCGACAGGTATATCTCGGGCAGGTTCCTGCCGGATAAGGCGATCGACCTGATCGACGAGACCGGCTCGCGCGCGCGGCTCAACGTCCTGGTCGTTCCGTCGGAGATAAAGGAATTAGAGCGTAAGGTGGAGGAGCTGAGGAAGGAAAAGGAAGAGCTGATAAAGAGCCAGAACTTTGAAAAGGCGGCCGGCTTAAGGGACCAGGAAAGGCAGGTAAGGACCGAACTTGACAAGGCGAACAAGGAGTGGAATGCCGCCAAGGATAAGACGATGCCTGAGATCAGCGCCGAAGATATCGCCAAGATCGTGGCGCAGTGGACGGGCATACCCATTTTCCGCCTGGAAGAGAAGGAAAGCGAGAAACTGCTTAAGATAGAAGAAGAACTGCATAAAAGCGTTATAGGGCAGGAGGAGGCGATAAAGACCATCGCCCGCGCGGTCAGGCGTTCGCGCGCCGGTATCAAAGACCCGCGCCGGCCCATCGGCTCATTTATATTCCTGGGGCCGACAGGCGTAGGCAAGACCCTGCTCGCCAGGGCCCTGGCCGACTTTATGTTCGGCGACCAGGACGCCCTTGTCCAGCTGGATATGTCGGAGTATATGGAAAAGTTTAACGTCTCGCGCCTGGTGGGCGCGCCTCCCGGATACGTGGGATACGAAGAGGGCGGGCAGCTGACAGAAAAGATACGCAGAAGGCCCTACGCGGTCATACTGCTGGATGAGATCGAAAAGGCGCATCCCGACGTGTTCAATCTGCTGCTGCAGGTCTTTGAAGACGGGCGCCTCACCGACAGCTTCGGCAGAAAGGTGGATTTCAGGAACACCATCGTGATAATGACCTCAAACGTCGGCGCGGAGATCATCAGGAAGAAAGGCGCGCTGGGCTTTAAGGAGCAGAAAGAGCAGGTGGATTACCTTGATATGAAAGACAAGCTCCTGGAAGAGGTGAAGCACACCTTTAAGCCGGAGTTCCTGAACAGGATAGACGACATAATCGTATTCAGGTCGCTCACCAAAGAAGACCTGCACCGCATAGTGGACCTGGAGCTGGGCTATGTTTCCGAGCGCCTGAAAGAGCAGGGCATCACGCTTCAGATAGAAGAAGAGGCCCGCCAGTTCATTATTGAGAAGGGCTTTGACCCCGTGTTCGGGGCGCGGCCCTTAAAGAGGACCATCCAGAGGTATCTGGAAGACCCGCTGGCCGAGGAGATAATCACGCAGAAGTCCAAGGACGCGAGGACATTCCGCGTCATACGCGACAAGGAAGAATTGAAGTTTGATCTGATATCGGGCGCGATGTCTAAAAAATGA
- a CDS encoding ABC transporter permease, which produces MINLFRKSTSNITAMLVNLGGLALLGVQSFFWMFVPPFSKERFFTQNRRIGYDSLPIVLISSLFIGIILALQTAVQMQRLGSEMYIASIVALSIVRELGPVITAFVVAGRVGAAITAELGTMNVTEQVDALQTLAANPVKYLVVPRLLALMCMLPILTLYANIIGIFGGYMICVYKLGISSSLYMSITWDSLLFKDLFSGLMKSVIFAAIIALEACYEGLKVKGGAEGVGKATTASVVTTFVMIIAADCLLTALFYFVMG; this is translated from the coding sequence ATGATAAACCTGTTCAGGAAATCGACTTCCAATATCACGGCCATGCTGGTCAACCTGGGAGGGCTGGCGCTGCTGGGCGTTCAGTCATTCTTCTGGATGTTCGTGCCTCCTTTCAGCAAAGAGAGGTTTTTCACCCAGAACAGGCGTATCGGTTATGACAGTTTACCCATAGTCCTGATATCCTCCCTTTTTATCGGCATAATACTGGCGCTGCAGACCGCGGTGCAGATGCAGCGGCTGGGCTCGGAGATGTATATCGCCAGTATCGTGGCTCTCTCCATTGTCAGGGAATTGGGCCCGGTGATAACCGCGTTCGTCGTGGCGGGCAGGGTGGGCGCGGCGATCACCGCCGAGCTGGGCACGATGAACGTTACGGAGCAGGTGGACGCGCTTCAGACGCTGGCGGCAAACCCCGTGAAGTACCTGGTAGTGCCGCGGCTGCTCGCCCTTATGTGCATGCTTCCCATCCTCACTCTGTATGCCAACATCATCGGCATTTTCGGCGGCTACATGATATGCGTGTATAAATTAGGCATAAGCTCCAGTCTGTATATGAGCATCACCTGGGACTCGCTGTTATTCAAAGATCTGTTTTCCGGGTTGATGAAAAGCGTGATCTTCGCGGCCATAATCGCGCTGGAGGCCTGTTACGAAGGCCTCAAGGTTAAAGGCGGGGCCGAAGGCGTGGGCAAGGCGACCACGGCCTCGGTCGTAACCACGTTCGTGATGATAATCGCCGCCGACTGCCTGCTTACGGCGTTGTTTTATTTTGTAATGGGATAA
- a CDS encoding ABC transporter ATP-binding protein, which produces MIEIRGVYRSFGDNHVLNGVDLTVKRGETKVIIGRSGCGKSVLLKHIVGILNPDKGEVLVGGKNIVGLSEKDVNSVRMKIGMVFQGGALFDSMSVGDNVGFSLKEHTDLSGKEILERVEESLCMVDLCGIEHLMPAELSGGMKKRVAVARAICNKPEIILYDEPTTGVDPITADSINDLIRNMHDKLKITTIVVTHDMKSAYKVADTIAMLYKGRIIAQGRPEEIQHTAHPVVHQFINGLAKGPITETLE; this is translated from the coding sequence ATGATTGAGATAAGAGGCGTATACAGGTCCTTCGGGGACAACCATGTGCTTAACGGGGTCGACCTTACCGTAAAGCGGGGCGAGACCAAGGTGATCATCGGCCGCTCCGGCTGCGGCAAGAGCGTCCTGCTCAAGCACATCGTGGGCATACTCAATCCGGACAAAGGGGAGGTGCTCGTCGGAGGCAAAAACATAGTCGGGCTCTCCGAGAAAGACGTTAACTCGGTGAGGATGAAGATAGGGATGGTCTTCCAGGGAGGGGCGTTGTTCGATTCCATGAGCGTGGGCGATAACGTGGGTTTTTCCCTTAAGGAACATACCGATCTCAGCGGGAAGGAAATACTTGAGCGCGTGGAAGAATCGCTGTGCATGGTGGATCTCTGCGGCATAGAGCATCTTATGCCCGCGGAATTAAGCGGCGGGATGAAAAAGCGCGTGGCGGTGGCGCGGGCGATCTGCAATAAACCCGAGATCATACTTTATGACGAGCCGACCACGGGCGTTGACCCGATCACCGCCGACAGCATAAACGACCTGATAAGGAACATGCACGATAAACTCAAGATAACCACCATTGTCGTCACTCACGATATGAAGAGCGCCTATAAAGTCGCGGACACTATCGCCATGCTTTATAAGGGCAGGATAATAGCGCAGGGCAGGCCCGAAGAGATACAGCATACGGCGCATCCGGTAGTGCACCAG